The Acanthopagrus latus isolate v.2019 chromosome 1, fAcaLat1.1, whole genome shotgun sequence genomic interval GTATAAATAAAGCGGAGTTCACTTTACCTCTTGTGCTTCCTCCTTCTGTTATGCAGCTGATCATTTCAAATTGTCTTCTCAGGATCTCCCAAAACCCGGTGAAGATAAGATCAAGTTGGTGTTGAATCAAAGTGCCTGGACCTCCCAGTCCAACTCGTTTGCCTCGGGGCTTCTGAGGCAAGCTGGGAAGTCTGAGACGGGCAAGACCGGCCTGGTCAACCTTGGGAACACCTGCTACATGAACAGCATCATCCAGACCCTCTTCATGGCCACAGAGTGGGTCgcgcatgcaaacacaacacacacatacacttgtCACATTTGTATACCATACTCTACAAAGACATAAACATGAAAAGTCTGCCTGTAACtttgtgggtttattttttcagtttcaggcGGCACGTTTTATCATTACCTCTAAATGGCTCCAACACGCTCATGAAAAAGCTCCAGCTGCTCTTCGCATTCCTTGCACACACTCAGGTTAGTGTTGTCTGCTGTCACAGATCGCACAGAAAAGTATTACCGATGGCAACAGCAATTGATTTCCGAGTTTGTGTGTGCGatgcatgtgtgtttcctgcagaggGCAGCATACGCTCCCAGAAACTTCCTGGAAGCTTCTCGGCCTCCCTGGTTCAACGTGGGCTCTCAGCAGGACTGTTCTGAGTACCTCAGATTTCTTCTGGACAGGTACAGTCGCACTGCAAGCAGATCATATCAGTCAATAAGAATAAGATTGTGTCGTGTGAGCATTTAAGattttgaaacataaaatggcttctCCTTTATGGTTCCCCTTTGCAAGATGATTTAAAACGGGCAGCGTTGTgcaatgtttgtgtgtccttaCTACACACTAAAATGTCCTGTTCACCGTTCTATGTCTGAAAATGCACATGATTTTACAGTGCATGTGTTCAGAGGCCAATCCCTCAGaatcattttcttctctctctgtctgagtaATAAATATGCACATCTGTAGCACTTCGGTTAACATTTTTACCAAATTCAACTGCATTGCCCTCTCTTAAGAACACATTTCTCTAAATGATGTGACTCAGTGCTTTCTGTTTCAAAGGAACATACATGGTACCCTatgacagcagtgacacaaatttaaaatcaattctcagctgtgttttcacctcGTACGTTGGGTGTCCCTGTCTGTTGATCTCAAGGTTACATGAAGAGGAGAAAACCATTCAGGTTCTTGAATCAGCTAAGCCAAAGATCGCCGCCTCTGTTGACACAAGCAGCAAAGACCCAACAGGTCAGACTTCTCCGGACGTGGGCCAAGAATTCTCTTTGGATCCAGCTGAAACCAAACCTGGGACTGACGAGAGGACTTTGATAGAAACGATGTTCGGTGGGAGTCTGATCACAGGTATTCGCTGTTTGCAGTGTAACTGCATCTCTGAGAAAGAGGAGCCTTTTACAGACCTTTCTTTGGCCTTCTGTCCTTCTGCCACCTCTCAGGGCAGCCCTCAACCCGAGGGGCCCTCGGAGGAGCCCAAGGTTCTCTGTCAGGGATCTGTCAATGGTGGCAGTGAAATTCCCGAGCCAGGCTCAGTCAAGTCCCCGGCTAGCAATGTCCATTTTGTGCCAGCGACAAATgagcctcctctctctgtgcctgACCTGGTGAATTATTTCCTGGCTCCAGAGATTCTGGACGAAGAGAATGCCTACTTCTGTGAGAAGTGTAGCTCCCTCCAGCGGGCCGAGAGGACCCTGAAAGTGGTGTCGGCGCCTGAGTACTTAATCCTCACCCTGCTGCGATTCTCGTATGATGCCAAATGCCATGTCCGGAGGAAGATCCTGGAAAACGTCACCATCCCGCCACTCATGAGACTTCCTGTACATGCCCCCTCAAGGCCTACACAGTGTTCCTCTTCTACCTCCTCTCCGCTGCAAGTGGATTCTCCCGAGAGCAGCGAGAATCTGGCAAAGAAGCTCAAGCCGTCTCAAAAAGATGAGGAGGacgaagagaaggagaggataGATGGATCggagcacacaaacagaggaggggagatgtCAGTCCAGTCGGTGCCCTATGTCCTCAGCTCCGTGGTGATGCATTCTGGCGTGTCGTCCGAGAGCGGCCACTACTACTCTTACGGTCGCAACATAAACGGAGCAGATGGAGCACAGCATCCAGCCAATCACTTCGCCCTCAAGGAGGATTTGGGAAACGGCCCGGCCGAGTGTAGCCTCTCCACTTGCTCAGCTCTCTCAATTCCTCCTGAGCAAGAAGACAAACTAGCTAATAGTAGCCAGGAGGCAAGAGATTGGCTCCTGTTCAACGATAGCAGAGTGACATTCTCATCCTTCCAATCAGTGCAGAACATTACTAATCGCTTCCCCAAGGACACAGCTTATGTGCTCATGTACAGGAGACAGGAGCTGCCGGGGCAGAGCGTAAATGGTGGACTGATGGCAAATGGAATGAGAGTTAGCGCTGAGCCTCCGCTGCAGAAAGATCTGCTGGATGCTATTATCAAGGACAACAAGCTGTATTTACAGGTATGAGGGGGGaggtggaaaacaaacatagtctcccacacacacatcatgttaCCATTTGAGTTCAGTCTCTATAAAAATGTACCAATAAATGCAAGCCAACTATGAGGTGATTAGCATTAGAGCATGAGTGTAATCCGCTGCTAAGAATTTCAGTGGATATTTTGGCTGAAACGCTGTGCTTATTTTCATGCTTAACATGCATTTGACGTTTAACATCATTTACCGCGAACCCCTCTAAGTGTGAGGTTGTTGCGGGAGTCGAGGACTGTGCATGAGTCTCTCAGGTGGAAAGAAGCTGAGGGGAAACAGACAGAACTTTCCCAGATAACTAAGAGCCTGCACAGtacagcagacttttttttttgccttcgACTGAACTCGAAGCCAAATCTGAGCCGTCCTGTTACCAGACGTGAGGTGTAATTTCACGAGTCATTGAACAGTGCAGTGTTGAGTTGACTTTCCGTTGCGCTTGCATAAAATGATGGGAGTAAATCGCCTCTAGGGGGTGCTGCAATAATGTTAACTGACAACACTGATGCACTCTGAGTCACGCAGACTCCGCCTGCGCTCCCTCACGTAGCAGAGGTTAagtatttgttttagtttgcaCCTAAAGATAATCTAACGTGGAATTATTTCTCGTTCCTCAACGCTGTCAACAGGAACAGGAGCTCAACGCCCGGACCCAAGCTCTCCAGGCCCCTTCATCCTCCTGCTCTTTCAGGCCCAACGGTTCAGATGACAATAACCCACCGGGGAGCTGCGGCCCatctggtggtggaggaggagggggagggggctTCAATACCATTAGTAGACTGGtcttctgaaagaaaaaaaatgcggCGGGAAACTCAGGTGAACTGGCCCTGAGGGAGTCCTGAACTGTCACACCTTAGATGCGATGTGCTTATAACCTcgtaaaaagacacacacacacacacacacacacacacacacacgtggagcATATGCACTGATTTTGACCTTgggtttgattttctttttaattctcaTAGTTTGATCATAAAAGTCTTTATACAACATTTTCAGTCACCATTTGATAAATTCTTATTTATTtggattatttgttttgtgatcTCAGCATTGTAATCTTGCATTTATCCTCATAATTTTAAAAACCTAAGGTACAGTTCTGTTTCCAACGAAGCGaggatgctgtgtaaaacattatCTAAACAGACTGTGACTCTTTTGtaatccttttttctttttttttttaaacataaactcACTTGAAAACACCACACCACACATATATCTGCTTATTCTGAAATTGATGCCAggaacacatttcaaacatgtttggACAGGGGCAACACAATTCTGAGAAAGTTATGAATGCTCTACAAACACCTGTCTGGATGACTCAACGGCTTTAACAGGATAGTGTGATGatgttcaccactttgtgaaacagaTGACTGTGTAAAAGATATTCCTACATGGTCTCATGTTAACTGTAATCGGTAAAAGTGCTTCATTTGTCAACATTCGCATTCTGTTTCTATTTACGTTTTACACAGTGTCACAATCTTTTTGGAATCAGGGATGTACAAAATACTcattgacagtgtgtgtgtgtgtgtgcgtgtgtgcgtgtgtgcgtgcgtgcgtgcgtgcgtgcgtgtgctcTCTCCttcaacagaaagaaatatggCTACATATCATTTGATAGAAATAAATCCGTACATGATAAATCTGTAAAACTTGGTTCAGTTTAGAACATGTTCATATCATCTTGCCTGTCAGAGTGTTTGTTGTAttacctcacacacaaacacacacatacacacacacacacacagacatatgcaAATACATGCATGTGCAGTGCACAGTACAGAAGAAAGCATTCAGCTGTAAGATAAAGACTGTTTTGATTCGTCATAGTTCTGAACACACAGCTCACAACctttttgttgacttttctgATTTGCATGCAGCTTTCCTTCACGAGCtgtggagtttgttttttcgAGATGTTTGAATCTTTCTTGCCGTGTGCTTTGGTGTTTTATAAGTTTCATATCCCATGCAATAAATGTACATATGACTTAAAAGTATCGTTCTGAAGAATCATGGAATACAAAACTATATGTGGATAACTATTTCCAAGATAAAGGCATTTTTAATATGATTATTTAATGCTGTTCTACCACTAGAAGAATAACTACATCGGTAACTGCTTGTTTAAACATATTTGACAGGAGTGAGCTGTTTGATGGCATATTTTAATGTATTCCTCTGATCTGACCATTCAGGGAGACTTGTTTTcatgctgatttttttatgtgCCTTTTGATATTTAATGCAGATTTTTGAAGAGGACTTTGTTAGCTGGAATGTGTTAATATTCATGATGGCTTCACTTTTCCTGGAGTGAAAGCAAATCAGTATCTGTTATACTGTCTAACACCACCAGGCAGGCAATTAAaggtggtgtttttttaaagtggtGTTCTGGCAAAGAGGTGGGCAGATGTTGGGGGGACTAAACTCTAAATGTAATGGATAACACGTGATGAtacaaatgcataaaaaaatcagaggGTATGACTATTAAAAGGAAATTAATAAATACTCAGTTGAGCAATGGCGAGACAAAGCAGTGGGTGTTCTGTAGAAATCTAAAATACCAAAGGTATTGCTCAAGTGTACCTCAATGTCTGTGTCACCTTGCGTCTCCACTGCAGAGAATATATTGACCACTAGGAGTCACCTTTAGTACTAAGTCTCCACTTGAATAGATCACCTATTGTACATAATTTATATTCTTCCTTGCAGTATATACAGACCCTGACATCACCAGTGCCGAGTaacatattacattttcttaCCAGTTAAATGATTCAAGCTGAAAATGGTTAAATGTTCGATTCAGTGCACTATTGTCAATTTCATACAGCAAACCTCAAGAATTCCACTCagtaaaacatgcaaatgtttggTATGTGAGTGACTTTGTTGATTAAAACAACTACAGAACCGTACGTTGTTGCATAATTCGTCAAAACAAGCACATGCGTCATCCCGTTTCTGCTTTGcttgcaaaatgtgtttttgcacgAATGGAAGTGAGCATAAACAGCAGCAACTGAAAAGAGAACTGGGAAATCACGTGCAATCACATATTGTGCCCACAGACATAGGACAAATGTCAAGCATATTGTTGAATAGCAGATTATCTGAAATGGTGCCATTTATTAGTAATCAGCTATTGATATGGTAAAAAACTATTGCAGTAGCACTAAAGCTTTCAAAGGGCACTTGgacggggaaaaaaatcaatgattCTCAATTATTAATCAACCAAACCATTACTTTTCTCCTCACTTTTGTGCAAGTGTTAACTCCTGGGGACAGTACGACATTATAATTCTCTTTCAGTGTAATGTCATGTTTGGATTGTATCACATTTACGCAAGGTTTAGGTTTCAAATgctgcatactgtatgtgcacgTGTACATTTGGCATGATGGGAGATAAGGCCTGGTTTGTTCATCTGATGTGGGTACAAATGAATTCCGCACTACAACAAGAGACAACATTTAAGaaacagcctctctctctcacacacacacacacacacacaaaggccaATTAGACATACCAATTTCACAAAACCCCGATGCATCAAGAACATGACATACAAAGCCTCTTAGTGTTGTAATTCGTTGTGCTAAATATATGGTATCATGACAAAGAATTCACCCACTGGAATCAGTGTATCTTGTCTATACAGCCTTTAATTGCTCCCTATTTCCTCATCAATACAGTGGCTGTTGAAAGAGGTAATATGCCTGTGTGCAATGGCAAAGTCATTAATCGTAGACTAACAGGGAACATCCTTTGGGGGAAGTGTTTACCATTACAATAGCATTCCAATAAGATTCCTGAGATACCATTCTGTGTCCACGGGAAGCATGTGTTTGCTAGTGGATTAGACCAGTTGTAGGTGTTCAGTTCAATATATTGATCAGATATGGTAAACCAGATCAATATTAGACTAAGAAGTGTaacctttttcttccctctaTGTTGTTGGGCAGAAGCACTACAGATTTAACCATTTTAGaatacagtttaaaataaaatctttccCAGCTTAGTTTGAAGGCCATGTTAACGAtgtaaaaagacagaaaatagagTATTTTTGTGAAACAGTTGTGTCAAGTGTGCAGTGTGCTCCTTAATATAACACTAAGATCAAATGATCTTTGTGGCGCGCCTTCAAGGAATAAACACGCATTGTGGATAGTGTAGTTCAGACGTGCAGACGTGTTTGGGACCTCTCCTTTCATAGTGAAGTGGGTCGCTTCTTTGTCCTTTCTTCGGCTGACTGAGGCCACTTTTTGTATTCACCCAGGGGCGCTCACAGCTCTACAACATcatgtttcatctgtgaaacCGCCCCTACGGTCATTTGTTATTTAGTGGGACGGAACACAAACGATTTTTGGACTACATGTCCCATGGTTGAAGGGCTACAGTTTTCCCTGCACGCCGCCGCCTCCCCATTCCGTCCTCCAAAACGATTGTTAAAGCGCGCGGAGCTACTAGGATGCCGCATCCGATGGgaactttcaaaacaaaactctcaATAAGGAACGTGAAGCGATTTTTGGGATGCAGTGTGCGttattaacatgaaaaaaaaaatcgaatgAAGATTCTGCGATCcacaattaaaatacatttgttctttaaattaaatgaaatcgATAATTGGCACAGCTagccattattttttttaaaacatgacacaaatgGGCATTGGTAGTAAGGGCTGCTACATTTTGGAAATTCACACGTAACTAAATTCACTCAACATCAGTTCGTTAGCCGTTAACTGACGTGCCGATCAAGCGCAGTATTTTGAAAGCAGGATCACTTCATTTCCGGCTTCTTGTCGTTCGTGTCCGTTAACTTGACGCCGCCATGTTCCAGAGGAGGGTGAGTTGAGGGAAAGACGGAGCCACCCTGTCAATCATAATTAAGGAACCATGGGAGTAAACTGGTAGGGAAGCTCGGCGAAACCACTGTGTTTACGGTGAAGATTGTTCTAATTTTGCGCAAAAAACCCCCGACAACTATGCACCGGCACACTGTGGGACGTCTACATCTGATCTCGCCAACTGGGAATCGCTCCACTTTGACGGGAATTAGCATGAAGCGTTatatataacaacaacaaaaaaaacttagcGACTTTCAGTTGCCTGcgcctatttttttttttgcccccacGGCGTTCCAGTTTAAACAAATTACCCAAGTCACCGTTGATATTTGTACAAAAGGCGGTGCCGCGGAGGTTTTTATGAACTCCAAGCTCAGGATATACCCGCTTATTTGACTACAACTCGTGGAAAAAATCTGGTCTGTGCATTTCAGAGTCCTGCCTTGTCGGCGAGTCGACTTTCGAAGGAGGAGTGACGGTATTTATCGCTGTTACAAACACTACGtttgaacttaaaaaaaaaatctctctctgtaCAGTTGAACTTCGCCGTTTGagctttctgttgttttcttttcatgttttattctcccATCAGGTACGAGAAGACACTCccaaccaaaaacacaaaacgaaGCCAAACACAAATCTCCGCTCCAACTCCAGGGAGAGCAAGAAAGGAGCAGATATGAGTGGGGGAGATGTGGTGTGCTCAGGGTGGCTGAGAAAGTCTCCTCCTGAAAAAAAGTTGAGACGTTACGTAAGTGCACCTTATGTCCTATTTCTTacactgttaaaaacaaaaaaaaagtaacctgACAGACAAAATGTGCCAGCTTTACCTTGGATACTTTTTCATGTGCACTGTTGGGCGCAGTGACGGACATGTGTAGGCctcagcttgtgtgtgtgtgtgtgtgtgtgttcgtgtgtgttcatttaaacAATTTTTAAGTTTTGCCCTTTCCTGAGCCTGGGGTTATTCTCTGATCTCCGTtcactctcttgctctctctctctttctcctgtaCAATAAGAGTGACTTGCCCCATGAGTTAGCAGTTCAGGAGGCTATTGTTGTGCTCATTGGCACTTCCACAGGGgctcactgctgttgttttgggTCAAACCTGAGACTTCTTCAATGGCTGCTTCATGCCACCACGCGTTAATCCAGTCTCACAGCGTTTTACCTCTGAGGATTTTGAATTCCTTGCACCAGTAGCACAATGCATTGATCATCCTGGGGAAAGCAATAGTGTGCAGTCACAGTCGGCACTCTCCTGTGTCAAAGGTGGTAGACGGTCATGCCAAGGGTTAAATGATTTACAAAAACAGCTGCGGAGTACATCAAAGGATTTCCCCATTCCTGCACATTTAAAATGGTGTTTGTAAAGCTGTTAGATGTGCGTAATGAAGTGTTGAGAAGCTGTTCGTCAGAGCTAGTGTAGCTATTGATGTTTACAGCCCAACCACATATTCAGGCTCACAGGGGTCACAAGAACAAAAACCATTAATATTACACACTGGCAGTGCATTACAACTGTTTTGCATGCGATTCTCTCTGCTTATTTGTTGTGAGTGGTTGACTACAGCACTGATGCATAAGCAAATAACTTCAGTCACACCCGTTAGCTGTCAAGTGTTTGCACTTTCCTCGAGGATCCGTGGATATCTCCATTATTGATCTTTGAATTACAAGACCTGCAACTCCAGAAGGAGGGATGTTCTCACAGAAACCACAGATCCAatgaagtgttgttgttgttgttgttgttgttgttgtttttatatatatattcggAGAACAATTAAACTAAAATCAAGCCAGAAAGCATGATTTTTGCAGGCCTTTTTCACATTCAATAGCTGTTTGATGAAGAGGAAGTCAAGAATCCTAGTCCAgttgagaacattttttgtgttcatGGTAATCTCACACAGCTTCACAACTCTGACTAGAGATGACATCTTATTTACTCTGCAGGAAACaatcaatattgtttttgtgtcaggGATCACCCTGATGTACAGCATGCGGTGCAGAGAACTTAACATACCCACTTCAGGACGGTCTGCCTTCCGCATCACTTGACATTGTCTCTGAAATCAAGCGTTGGCTGTATTCATCCAGAATTGTTCATTCTCAATAGAGTAAACAGCAGGCGAGTGGAGGACTTAATTGTTCTCGAGGGGATATGGCAACTAGCTGCTCCAGTTTCATAACTGCTTTCTGGACACAGGAGCAGAGAATAGCCAGGAGGCCATCTGACAGTATGTTACAAGGAGCTGGGGAAGTGCTCTGAAGCTGGTTTTAATAAGAAGAGTGGCTTACAGTTGATCATCAAACTATATTACTGTTTGTTCTTCTGGTGGCTttttattacctctgccaagggggtaatgtgtgtgtctgtttgctggGTTGATTTGTTTGTCAGTGGGCTTAGACAAAAAACTTCTGAATAAATtcccatgaaacttggatgaaaATAATGCATAGATCTTGATGAAAGAACAAGGTGTGTTTAGGTGTCTggtgtctatgagtgagtacgggatttaagtgttttgtttaatattcGATTagatttgattgaattaaacgggctgttgggccttggtggaggtatgcgctctactgatTGTCATCCTAGTTTTTGAGATAGTGTGGATTGTGAAGTAGCCACCCTAAACCATTAAGTATCTAGATTAAAAACACTCTTTTACTCTTTCCTGAATAGATTACTTTTTCTCCATTGACAACTGTAGCTTTCTGATTCAATAATGTTTTCAGCACTTCTGTATAAAAAGAGTTAATCTGTTTATCTGATTTTGGTCATGTGATTAGCATATATTTTAAGTgtatgttcaaatgtttttttccactctgaGTTGCCcagcatttaaaaaactaaaaatactaACTAACAAAAAT includes:
- the usp38 gene encoding ubiquitin carboxyl-terminal hydrolase 38 encodes the protein MDKILEGLVSSNHSVPVKKAIVKKVVEAAEKEVTEEQCQSLFTLTTRLILLGEDAFQRQIGLQVLDAYARYHRLEFERFFSKDFVLSLLQQGYGQLDRKDPAIIDYIHCCLRLLISCPSVLEIFGVIQVEVLRMVCERPEPALCARLNTLLSDFVQCIPRDKSGVLFCQQLVRTISYFHCFASQERELREYVGQVTKVSTLLQNIWKADPATLLPSLQEVFAIISSTDPSFDPSIALASLVQHIPVQMITVLIKSLTTDQNVKDASMTKALCRMIDWLSWPLAQHVDTWVIALLKGLAAVQKFTILIDVTLLKIELVFSRLWYPLVRQGALAVLSHMLLSFQHSPEAFHLVVPHVVHLVDSLRTDGLSTSKAFLLQFTELIHCMMYQYSGFPDLYDHILEAIKDLPKPGEDKIKLVLNQSAWTSQSNSFASGLLRQAGKSETGKTGLVNLGNTCYMNSIIQTLFMATDFRRHVLSLPLNGSNTLMKKLQLLFAFLAHTQRAAYAPRNFLEASRPPWFNVGSQQDCSEYLRFLLDRLHEEEKTIQVLESAKPKIAASVDTSSKDPTGQTSPDVGQEFSLDPAETKPGTDERTLIETMFGGSLITGIRCLQCNCISEKEEPFTDLSLAFCPSATSQGSPQPEGPSEEPKVLCQGSVNGGSEIPEPGSVKSPASNVHFVPATNEPPLSVPDLVNYFLAPEILDEENAYFCEKCSSLQRAERTLKVVSAPEYLILTLLRFSYDAKCHVRRKILENVTIPPLMRLPVHAPSRPTQCSSSTSSPLQVDSPESSENLAKKLKPSQKDEEDEEKERIDGSEHTNRGGEMSVQSVPYVLSSVVMHSGVSSESGHYYSYGRNINGADGAQHPANHFALKEDLGNGPAECSLSTCSALSIPPEQEDKLANSSQEARDWLLFNDSRVTFSSFQSVQNITNRFPKDTAYVLMYRRQELPGQSVNGGLMANGMRVSAEPPLQKDLLDAIIKDNKLYLQEQELNARTQALQAPSSSCSFRPNGSDDNNPPGSCGPSGGGGGGGGGFNTISRLVF